The following coding sequences are from one Epilithonimonas vandammei window:
- a CDS encoding IS3 family transposase — MVTPYQKERCIAYIREKRPEISYAKVCRVMGRSRTSKYYKKRMPEKDEKLREAITSILGTSRLGRKKVIVKVRKKYPGYGSSQIRRVYQKYGFSLYKRMKRKRFDNPANPISVPMERNDEWAMDFMSDALARGSRFRTLNIVDQYNRKCLGIDARTSMPSRAVIHFLERMIEKHGKPKGIRTDNGPEFTSGLFQDWLDKNNIEWVKIQKGKPQQNAIIERFNKTYREDVLDANLFFSLQDVKDLTERWIEDYNYERPHEALDFKTPSEYEAA, encoded by the coding sequence GTGGTAACACCTTATCAGAAGGAGCGTTGTATTGCTTATATTCGGGAGAAAAGACCGGAGATAAGTTATGCTAAGGTGTGCCGCGTAATGGGACGCTCAAGAACCTCAAAATATTATAAAAAACGGATGCCCGAAAAAGATGAAAAACTTCGAGAAGCCATCACCTCGATATTGGGAACCAGCAGGCTGGGACGCAAGAAAGTCATCGTGAAGGTTCGTAAAAAGTACCCGGGGTACGGTTCTTCGCAAATCCGAAGGGTCTATCAGAAGTATGGTTTTTCGCTTTACAAAAGAATGAAAAGGAAACGGTTTGACAATCCTGCCAATCCTATTTCCGTTCCCATGGAGCGAAATGATGAGTGGGCAATGGACTTTATGAGTGACGCACTGGCGAGGGGATCCCGATTTCGAACGCTGAATATTGTTGATCAGTACAACAGAAAATGTCTGGGGATTGATGCGCGTACATCCATGCCGTCCAGAGCGGTCATCCATTTTTTGGAGCGCATGATTGAGAAGCACGGCAAGCCCAAGGGAATACGCACGGACAACGGCCCGGAGTTTACCTCGGGCCTTTTCCAGGATTGGCTGGATAAAAACAACATTGAATGGGTTAAAATCCAAAAAGGAAAGCCACAGCAGAATGCCATTATCGAGCGTTTCAACAAAACCTACAGAGAAGATGTGCTGGACGCCAACCTTTTTTTCTCCCTTCAGGATGTAAAAGACCTTACGGAACGCTGGATAGAAGACTACAATTATGAACGTCCGCACGAAGCACTGGACTTTAAAACCCCATCGGAATATGAGGCAGCATAA
- a CDS encoding transposase: MKKSRFTEPQIIRMLQSQQEGKKVAEICREYGISEQTFYNWKSKYGGMSLSELQRVKELEAENARLKRIVADQQISIDILKEVNSKKW; encoded by the coding sequence ATGAAAAAATCAAGATTTACGGAGCCTCAGATTATCAGGATGCTCCAGAGCCAGCAGGAAGGCAAGAAAGTGGCGGAGATCTGCCGGGAATACGGTATCTCCGAACAAACATTTTACAACTGGAAGAGCAAGTATGGAGGAATGAGTCTTTCGGAACTCCAGCGCGTCAAGGAACTTGAAGCGGAGAATGCCCGTCTCAAGCGCATTGTGGCGGACCAGCAGATTTCCATCGATATTTTAAAGGAGGTCAACTCAAAAAAGTGGTAA
- a CDS encoding RNA polymerase sigma factor: MEHKQKEFSKLIKDNQGLIIKVSRLYTHSFEDQEDLFQEIVLQLWKSYDSFQGNSKISTWMYRVALNTAITLFRKKTKQPPTDELQDFHSKNFLEDSDEKQQQISLLYKVIKLLPDVERAIVMMYLDDEPYKEIADTLGITEVNARVKMNRLKKTLKQLMIKHA; this comes from the coding sequence ATGGAGCATAAACAAAAAGAGTTTTCTAAGCTTATAAAGGATAATCAGGGTCTTATTATCAAGGTTTCCCGGCTTTATACACATTCATTTGAAGATCAGGAGGATCTTTTTCAGGAAATTGTGTTACAACTCTGGAAATCTTACGACTCATTCCAAGGTAACTCTAAAATATCTACATGGATGTACAGAGTGGCACTAAACACTGCAATCACATTATTTAGGAAGAAAACCAAACAACCTCCAACGGATGAACTTCAGGATTTTCATAGCAAGAATTTTTTGGAAGATTCTGATGAAAAACAACAGCAGATTTCCCTGCTATATAAAGTTATAAAATTATTACCAGATGTGGAACGAGCCATTGTGATGATGTATCTGGATGATGAACCTTATAAAGAGATTGCTGACACACTGGGGATAACCGAAGTGAATGCCCGCGTGAAAATGAACAGACTAAAGAAAACATTAAAACAATTAATGATAAAGCATGCCTAA
- a CDS encoding beta-carotene 15,15'-monooxygenase: MPNSEDFDIDALKKTWKDQVISDGYNQDEIEVMLNKKSRNYVKYILWISIAEFIVFGLINFISVFSNDFHTDFANILNKLQIRNQPDVEFSLDKIYNSMKILSLFITGIFVVVFYVNYKKIDVESNLKKFIIHIIKFKKTVNLFIFSNVLLLVLFIGSLISLLTITIRRQNIHVDNPTFWSLLIAVSLSLLISVVLILLYYKLAYGIILKRLSKNLNQLEKIDLEKEN, from the coding sequence ATGCCTAACTCAGAAGATTTCGATATTGATGCTCTAAAAAAAACTTGGAAAGACCAAGTGATCTCTGACGGATACAATCAGGATGAAATTGAGGTGATGCTGAATAAAAAATCCAGAAATTATGTAAAATATATTCTTTGGATCAGTATTGCAGAATTTATTGTTTTCGGACTAATTAATTTTATTTCCGTTTTTTCCAATGACTTTCATACGGATTTTGCAAACATCCTGAATAAATTGCAGATCAGAAATCAACCGGATGTAGAATTTTCACTAGATAAAATCTATAACAGTATGAAAATTCTGAGTCTTTTTATAACCGGTATTTTCGTGGTTGTGTTTTATGTAAACTATAAGAAAATCGATGTGGAGTCTAATCTTAAAAAGTTTATTATACATATCATAAAATTCAAAAAAACGGTTAATCTCTTTATATTCAGTAATGTTTTGCTGCTGGTATTATTTATCGGTAGCTTGATTAGCCTGCTTACAATAACGATTAGAAGGCAAAATATTCATGTAGATAATCCTACCTTCTGGAGCCTGCTTATTGCGGTGAGCTTAAGTCTGCTAATCAGTGTTGTGCTTATATTACTATATTACAAGCTAGCGTACGGAATTATTCTAAAAAGATTATCTAAAAATCTGAATCAACTGGAAAAAATTGATTTGGAAAAAGAAAATTGA
- a CDS encoding transcription antitermination protein NusB, whose protein sequence is MLGRRQIREKVVETLYSYYQNPIKFDVLQKNMFSEINKIYHLYIYELNFLVGLKRIAEDQIEIGKNKFIKTTENENPNQKFVRNQILIQLEDNEERRSFSEKHKELNWDPNDELLVKTFQRIKAGKRYQDYMTDEEISFEDDQKFLGKLFLRYVAENTDLHDRFEEKEMSWADDFHIANSMIQKTIGFMKESEPSHTLIKMLKDDEDEDFARKLLSNSLNNWEDTEKKLESKLLNWDLERISLIDRIILVAAITELDSFPLTASRIIINEYIDVSKVYGTEKSHIFINGILDKYTKDLDRV, encoded by the coding sequence ATGCTGGGAAGAAGACAAATCCGCGAAAAAGTTGTAGAAACACTCTATTCTTATTATCAAAATCCAATAAAATTCGATGTTCTGCAGAAGAATATGTTCTCAGAAATCAATAAAATTTATCATCTCTACATCTATGAGCTCAACTTTCTTGTTGGACTAAAGCGTATTGCAGAAGACCAGATAGAGATTGGGAAAAACAAGTTCATCAAAACTACTGAAAACGAAAATCCCAATCAGAAATTCGTTAGAAACCAAATCCTGATTCAGCTAGAAGATAATGAAGAAAGAAGAAGTTTTTCGGAAAAACACAAAGAACTGAACTGGGATCCTAATGATGAATTGCTTGTTAAAACATTCCAGAGAATCAAAGCAGGAAAACGCTATCAAGATTATATGACTGATGAAGAAATTTCCTTCGAAGACGACCAGAAGTTTCTCGGAAAACTTTTCTTAAGATACGTAGCAGAAAATACCGATCTGCACGATCGTTTTGAGGAAAAAGAAATGTCTTGGGCAGATGATTTCCACATTGCAAATTCGATGATTCAGAAAACCATTGGTTTTATGAAAGAATCAGAACCATCTCACACGCTTATCAAAATGCTTAAAGATGACGAAGACGAAGATTTTGCAAGAAAACTACTTAGCAACTCCCTTAACAACTGGGAAGATACCGAAAAAAAGCTGGAATCCAAATTACTAAACTGGGACCTGGAAAGAATCTCCCTTATAGACAGAATCATTCTTGTCGCAGCTATTACAGAATTGGACAGTTTCCCGCTTACAGCATCCAGAATCATTATTAATGAATATATTGATGTCTCTAAGGTTTACGGAACCGAAAAATCCCATATCTTTATCAACGGTATTCTTGATAAATACACCAAAGATCTAGACCGAGTTTAA
- a CDS encoding DUF1573 domain-containing protein — MKSIKLLAVAVLCTVAFSCNKKEETSEAKNLDSAQAETVVDALSQQENPADTEMLAEAKSKPLTTVAFSETEHNFGNIKKGEKVEHIYEVTNTGTNPLIISNVKPGCGCTVPDYTKEPILPGKKGKITLHFDSTNFDGAVNKATDVFVNVEKAPVRLTFSANILP; from the coding sequence ATGAAATCAATTAAATTACTAGCTGTTGCAGTACTTTGTACAGTTGCTTTTTCTTGTAACAAGAAGGAAGAAACTTCAGAAGCTAAAAATCTGGATTCCGCTCAGGCAGAAACTGTTGTGGACGCTCTGTCTCAGCAAGAAAACCCTGCGGATACAGAAATGCTAGCAGAAGCTAAAAGCAAACCATTAACAACCGTAGCATTCAGCGAAACTGAACATAATTTTGGTAACATCAAAAAAGGAGAAAAAGTAGAGCACATCTACGAAGTGACTAATACTGGAACTAATCCTTTGATTATCTCTAATGTGAAGCCAGGTTGCGGATGTACAGTTCCGGATTATACAAAAGAGCCAATCTTGCCAGGTAAAAAAGGAAAAATCACTTTGCATTTCGATTCTACAAATTTCGATGGAGCAGTTAACAAAGCAACTGATGTTTTTGTGAACGTAGAAAAAGCACCAGTAAGATTAACATTCTCAGCTAACATTTTACCATAA
- the yajC gene encoding preprotein translocase subunit YajC: MLTVFLQAAPAQSMTPTLLMIGLMFVGFYFLMIRPQMKKQKQEKTFQEALKPGAKVVTTSGMHGTIFSINEDGVVLETLSGKLKFEKAAISRDFTIARFPETFGVEKKK; the protein is encoded by the coding sequence ATGTTGACAGTATTTTTACAAGCAGCTCCAGCACAGTCGATGACGCCAACGTTATTGATGATTGGATTGATGTTCGTTGGATTTTATTTTCTGATGATTCGTCCACAAATGAAAAAACAAAAGCAGGAGAAAACTTTCCAAGAAGCTTTGAAACCAGGCGCGAAAGTAGTGACTACCTCAGGGATGCACGGAACTATATTTTCTATCAATGAAGATGGAGTGGTTTTAGAAACGCTTAGCGGAAAACTAAAATTCGAAAAAGCAGCTATTTCCAGAGATTTTACAATTGCAAGATTCCCTGAAACTTTTGGAGTAGAGAAGAAGAAATAA
- a CDS encoding TlpA family protein disulfide reductase gives MNFLKKNIIYIILIVVLSAFALIKPLRDFVSEQIAMSPTVAKINNETMLPDDVLNIDLKGINTSSTNLKNLRGKVLFLNFWGTWCPPCRTEWPTIEKLYQLKKDKLEFALIAMQDQEEDVKKFLKENNYTAPVYIAESPLDPKILPTVFPTTYLIAKDGRILKKEDSSMDWSKDSVLEFIDQVTK, from the coding sequence ATGAATTTTCTAAAAAAAAATATAATCTATATTATTCTGATTGTTGTTTTGTCCGCTTTTGCTTTGATAAAACCGCTTCGTGATTTTGTATCGGAACAGATTGCGATGAGCCCGACAGTGGCGAAAATCAATAATGAAACGATGCTTCCTGATGATGTTCTGAACATCGATTTGAAAGGAATCAATACAAGTAGTACCAATCTGAAAAACCTGCGCGGAAAAGTTCTTTTCCTTAATTTTTGGGGAACTTGGTGTCCGCCTTGCAGAACGGAATGGCCGACGATTGAGAAACTGTATCAATTGAAAAAGGATAAATTGGAATTTGCACTGATTGCGATGCAAGATCAAGAGGAAGATGTAAAAAAATTCTTGAAAGAGAATAATTATACGGCTCCTGTGTACATCGCAGAAAGTCCGCTCGATCCGAAAATCCTGCCAACAGTTTTTCCCACAACTTATCTGATTGCAAAGGATGGAAGAATCCTGAAGAAAGAAGATAGTTCGATGGATTGGAGCAAAGATTCTGTTTTAGAATTTATTGATCAAGTGACGAAATAA
- a CDS encoding thioredoxin family protein — MDIKQYWDNAVSYTEYLRDAGERLGNPKDTQEADYAEYYRLGIQRMNRMWEKYLPNSEQVETLAKKKFNGKILIISEPWCGDASQVIPVVVKFFEQFEVKISYRDQEPSLIENYLTNGGKSIPIVIFLDEDFNEIAHWGPRPKHGTELLNKHKANPEEFPKEKFYVELQTYYAKNRGFDTIEELLELL, encoded by the coding sequence ATGGACATCAAACAATATTGGGACAACGCTGTTTCTTACACAGAATATCTTCGTGATGCCGGAGAAAGATTAGGAAATCCAAAAGATACACAAGAAGCTGATTATGCAGAATATTACCGACTGGGAATCCAAAGAATGAACAGAATGTGGGAAAAATATCTTCCGAATTCTGAACAAGTTGAAACTTTGGCTAAGAAAAAATTCAATGGGAAAATATTGATTATTTCCGAACCTTGGTGTGGCGACGCCAGTCAAGTAATTCCAGTGGTTGTTAAATTTTTTGAACAATTCGAAGTTAAAATTTCTTACCGTGATCAAGAACCAAGTTTGATTGAAAATTATCTGACAAACGGCGGAAAATCTATTCCGATTGTTATTTTCTTGGATGAGGATTTCAATGAAATTGCACATTGGGGACCAAGACCAAAACATGGAACTGAACTTTTGAATAAACATAAAGCCAATCCTGAAGAATTTCCTAAAGAAAAATTTTATGTAGAATTGCAGACTTATTATGCTAAAAACAGAGGTTTTGATACGATAGAGGAACTTTTAGAATTACTTTAA
- the aroC gene encoding chorismate synthase, which translates to MYNVLGNFLTLSSFGESHGEAYGGIITNFPAGLEIDLEKVQLELDRRKPGQSAIVTQRKESDTVRFLSGIFDGKSTGTPIGFIVENENQRSNDYDHIAQAYRPSHADYTYDQKFGIRDYRGGGKSSARETLNWVVAGALAKQFLPEIEINAYVSSVGEIFCEKPYQDLDFSKTESNIVRCPDEETAEKMIERIKEIKKEGNTIGGTVTCVIKNVPTGLGEPIFNKLHAELGKAMLNINACKGFEYGSGFCGAKMTGKEHNDLFNQDGTTQSNLSGGIQGGISNGMDIYFRVAFKPVATILRPQESINKDGETVTVEGKGRHDPCVVPRAVPIVESLAAFVMADMYLINKTRKI; encoded by the coding sequence ATGTATAATGTTTTAGGAAACTTTTTAACACTTTCTTCGTTTGGCGAAAGTCACGGAGAAGCTTATGGCGGAATTATTACCAATTTTCCGGCTGGTCTGGAAATCGATTTGGAGAAAGTTCAACTCGAGCTTGACCGTAGAAAACCGGGACAATCGGCAATCGTTACTCAACGAAAAGAAAGTGATACTGTTCGATTTTTATCCGGAATCTTTGATGGAAAATCGACAGGAACTCCAATTGGTTTCATTGTAGAAAACGAAAACCAGCGTTCCAACGATTACGACCATATTGCGCAAGCTTATCGTCCAAGTCACGCAGATTATACTTACGACCAAAAATTCGGAATTCGAGATTATCGCGGTGGCGGAAAATCATCTGCTCGTGAAACTCTGAATTGGGTTGTTGCAGGAGCTTTAGCAAAACAATTTCTTCCTGAGATTGAAATCAATGCTTATGTTTCTTCTGTTGGAGAGATTTTCTGTGAGAAACCTTATCAAGATTTAGATTTTTCTAAAACCGAAAGCAATATCGTTCGTTGTCCAGACGAGGAAACGGCCGAAAAGATGATTGAAAGAATCAAGGAAATCAAAAAAGAAGGCAACACCATTGGTGGAACCGTAACTTGTGTTATCAAAAATGTTCCGACTGGATTAGGTGAACCAATTTTCAATAAACTCCACGCAGAATTAGGGAAAGCAATGCTAAATATCAATGCCTGCAAAGGTTTTGAATACGGAAGTGGTTTTTGTGGCGCAAAGATGACAGGAAAGGAACACAACGACCTTTTCAATCAAGATGGGACGACACAATCCAATCTTTCTGGCGGAATCCAAGGTGGAATCTCCAACGGAATGGATATCTATTTCCGAGTAGCTTTCAAACCTGTTGCAACTATTCTTCGTCCGCAGGAAAGCATCAATAAAGATGGCGAAACTGTTACTGTTGAAGGTAAAGGACGACACGATCCTTGCGTGGTTCCAAGAGCGGTTCCTATCGTGGAAAGTTTAGCCGCATTTGTGATGGCAGATATGTATTTAATCAATAAAACCAGAAAAATATAA
- a CDS encoding SDR family NAD(P)-dependent oxidoreductase, producing the protein MNTQKTVLILGANSDVAKQVIKLYIDKGYFVILASRNLKSLQNFADENHLNQSKFEIKYFDATDFSSHQYFYDELPVKPNIVVYSAGFLVENQEALRNFEGTFEMMKTNYIGAVSILNIIVTDQSNKNLKRIIGLSSLSGVRGRKSNFVYGSTKSAFTQYLAGLRQELASRKITVNVLVIGYINTKINAGLELNKNLMMEPDYVAKFIINAGKSFEIVPNWKWKIIYWILKLSPEFLVAKLP; encoded by the coding sequence ATGAATACTCAAAAAACTGTTCTGATTCTCGGCGCTAATTCGGATGTTGCAAAACAAGTTATCAAACTTTACATTGATAAAGGCTATTTTGTGATTCTCGCTTCCAGAAATCTAAAATCTCTACAAAATTTTGCTGATGAAAATCATCTTAATCAATCTAAATTTGAGATTAAATATTTCGATGCTACAGACTTTTCTTCTCATCAATATTTCTATGATGAATTGCCTGTAAAACCGAACATTGTAGTTTACTCTGCAGGATTTTTGGTTGAAAATCAAGAAGCATTACGAAACTTCGAAGGAACTTTTGAAATGATGAAAACCAATTACATCGGAGCCGTTTCTATTCTTAATATTATTGTGACAGACCAATCCAATAAAAATTTAAAAAGAATTATTGGTTTGTCATCGCTTTCAGGCGTTCGCGGTCGGAAAAGTAATTTTGTTTATGGAAGTACAAAATCTGCTTTTACACAATATTTGGCCGGGCTTAGACAAGAATTAGCCTCAAGAAAAATTACTGTGAATGTTCTAGTGATTGGTTATATTAATACCAAAATCAACGCCGGATTAGAACTTAATAAAAACCTGATGATGGAACCGGATTATGTTGCTAAATTTATCATCAATGCAGGAAAATCATTCGAGATTGTTCCTAACTGGAAATGGAAAATCATCTATTGGATTCTGAAATTATCACCAGAATTTTTGGTGGCTAAGTTGCCATAA
- a CDS encoding Fic family protein, whose translation MKWQEYPYYFEGLEKQLERILQKKAELDKLRPIPTYALKSIKESMTIEWTYNSNSIEGNTLTLQETKMVIEEGFTIKGKSLREHFEAVNHQEAIEFIESLVSDSYILNEKDILNVHNLVLNKIEKDFAGRFRTSGVRISGANFVPPNALKIDDYITELIEWVNSSNENFLIKSAIFHHRFVWIHPFFDGNGRTVRLLFNLLLMKEGFPPAIILKNDRKKYYDALNSANNGDYSKLLLLILQASERSLDIYLSSLNNTYDNYRPISDIVEEEKLPYGQEYVSLLARKGKIDAFKEGRNWLTTKEAVLDYIENRERKRILK comes from the coding sequence ATGAAATGGCAAGAATACCCTTATTACTTTGAAGGGCTAGAAAAACAACTTGAAAGAATTTTGCAGAAAAAAGCAGAATTAGATAAGTTGCGCCCCATTCCAACATACGCTTTAAAAAGTATCAAAGAAAGTATGACTATCGAATGGACTTATAATTCTAACAGTATCGAGGGTAATACTTTGACTTTGCAGGAAACCAAAATGGTGATCGAAGAAGGCTTTACCATCAAAGGAAAATCTTTGCGGGAGCATTTTGAAGCTGTTAACCATCAGGAAGCCATTGAGTTTATTGAAAGCTTAGTATCGGATAGCTATATTTTGAACGAAAAAGATATTTTGAATGTTCATAATTTGGTTTTAAATAAAATAGAAAAGGATTTTGCAGGAAGATTCAGAACATCGGGTGTGAGAATTTCTGGAGCCAATTTTGTTCCGCCAAATGCGCTGAAAATAGATGATTACATAACAGAATTAATTGAGTGGGTAAATAGTTCCAACGAAAATTTTCTAATAAAATCGGCTATTTTTCATCATCGTTTTGTTTGGATACATCCGTTTTTTGATGGCAATGGAAGAACTGTGCGATTGTTATTTAATTTATTATTAATGAAAGAAGGTTTTCCGCCTGCCATTATTCTAAAAAACGATAGAAAAAAATATTATGATGCTCTGAACTCTGCCAATAATGGAGATTATTCTAAGTTGCTTTTGCTCATTTTACAAGCTTCAGAAAGGAGTTTGGACATCTATCTAAGTTCGCTAAATAATACTTATGATAACTACCGCCCGATTTCTGATATTGTAGAAGAAGAAAAATTACCTTATGGACAAGAATATGTAAGTTTACTTGCGAGAAAAGGAAAAATTGACGCTTTCAAAGAAGGTAGAAATTGGCTGACGACGAAAGAAGCTGTTTTGGATTATATCGAAAATCGAGAAAGAAAACGAATTTTAAAATAG